The Methanocaldococcus jannaschii DSM 2661 genome has a segment encoding these proteins:
- a CDS encoding DUF515 domain-containing protein: MVDTSKIKALKEKSRRTVKSGSLKFILIILVVVIVGLLAFIAYNEISNLQFQEKITLENQKKAAIESINQMFAKYPNDPQKLIYINKIQMANNIEEINEVLEEAKKYISFKNYKIEAINQIKSMYGEYYSLSLSAQELVHKISLAQSTEEIENLLKSVDIEKDIRSIIEKQIDYVLASGDKYYYVEINGKSMFMTRDEILKYKKFWTLSELKSLKITPVSQLNKVAIEISAKQCGKLPHKGDIISIYSKDGSFITYGIIDSSYVILSSISYSESKSTSSNINELGESYSSSSSSSISYSLNNLPGILHATVIDRLDYDKIKKMFGEYGKKLNEIEDDTQIFDENVNYFLIISIPDDKIPDIIQIDPKDIVIVIKSKE, from the coding sequence ATGGTAGATACTTCAAAAATTAAAGCATTAAAAGAGAAAAGTAGAAGAACGGTGAAATCTGGTTCATTAAAATTTATATTGATAATACTGGTTGTTGTAATTGTTGGGTTATTAGCATTTATCGCATATAATGAAATCAGTAACCTACAGTTTCAAGAAAAAATAACGCTTGAAAACCAGAAAAAAGCAGCTATTGAATCAATAAATCAGATGTTTGCCAAATACCCTAACGACCCACAAAAACTAATATATATAAACAAAATCCAAATGGCGAATAATATTGAAGAAATTAACGAAGTGTTGGAAGAAGCTAAAAAGTACATTAGCTTTAAAAATTATAAAATTGAGGCTATTAACCAAATAAAAAGTATGTATGGGGAATATTATTCTCTAAGTTTATCTGCTCAGGAATTAGTGCATAAAATAAGCTTGGCACAATCTACTGAAGAGATTGAAAATCTATTAAAGTCTGTTGATATAGAAAAAGACATTAGGAGCATCATAGAAAAGCAGATTGATTATGTTTTAGCCTCAGGAGATAAATATTATTATGTAGAAATTAATGGAAAATCCATGTTTATGACAAGAGATGAAATTCTTAAATATAAAAAATTCTGGACATTATCCGAACTCAAATCTCTAAAAATAACTCCAGTATCACAATTAAATAAAGTAGCAATTGAAATATCTGCAAAACAGTGTGGTAAGTTACCACATAAAGGAGATATAATTTCAATATACAGTAAAGACGGTTCGTTCATAACATATGGTATCATAGATTCATCCTATGTAATTTTATCCTCTATAAGTTACAGTGAAAGTAAATCAACATCAAGTAATATAAATGAGCTTGGAGAATCTTACTCCTCATCTTCCTCTTCAAGTATATCTTACTCATTAAATAACCTTCCAGGCATATTACATGCAACAGTCATAGACAGACTCGATTACGATAAAATAAAAAAGATGTTTGGAGAATATGGAAAAAAATTAAATGAAATTGAAGATGATACTCAAATATTCGATGAAAATGTTAATTATTTCTTAATTATCTCAATTCCTGATGATAAAATTCCTGACATAATACAAATAGACCCTAAAGATATAGTTATTGTAATAAAGTCCAAAGAATAA
- a CDS encoding class III signal peptide-containing protein has product MENKIIKSKKAQVSLEFSFLFLAILLASIITISHFLSQNFTKDDKVISDVENAAKTAVILANSGYNGINPNVTLIYGGISWSGNKKNIYIYISPKSYITPEIKNFIVSYIYNVTKINQSEYNITVNP; this is encoded by the coding sequence ATGGAAAATAAAATAATAAAATCAAAAAAAGCCCAGGTATCTCTTGAATTCTCATTTTTATTCCTTGCTATATTGTTGGCATCTATTATAACAATAAGCCATTTTCTATCACAGAATTTCACAAAGGATGATAAGGTTATAAGTGATGTTGAAAATGCAGCAAAAACTGCTGTAATATTGGCAAATTCAGGATATAATGGAATTAACCCAAATGTCACTTTAATCTATGGGGGAATTTCATGGTCAGGGAATAAGAAAAATATATACATTTATATCTCACCTAAATCATATATTACTCCAGAAATAAAGAATTTTATTGTAAGCTATATTTATAATGTCACAAAAATAAACCAAAGTGAATATAATATAACCGTAAATCCATAA
- a CDS encoding A24 family peptidase C-terminal domain-containing protein — protein sequence MDLLNVVYIINFILLLLAAITDIKERIIPHKYTIAMIIINLVVGYYYFGFNAIIAFFSTLILCLILSIGMGGGDVKLFTALAPIFAYPNSFVFYIPKYILYLIAISMFIAAVFPMYKILMRYWKDIIPSACYLTMMLGILYYFINIYEIPYASIIIWAYIVLSIFVSRKVPKYKEYTKKLGYLFPAYLLFLYIIDTTYFIKYNVLLTSIIYLCEIILISIVIYALTGVETSDKKHIEELKEGDILRDVIIIDKDGVEVKNLNIMKRIKFLLEHEIKENEKEIILTDGEGLSNEDIRKIKKLYMEGKIPDKLNVIKTYPFVPFVVIGYVIVLMLMKLAII from the coding sequence GTGGATTTGCTAAATGTAGTTTATATTATTAACTTTATTTTACTCCTTTTAGCAGCAATAACTGATATTAAAGAAAGAATTATTCCTCATAAATACACAATTGCCATGATTATAATAAACTTAGTTGTTGGTTATTACTATTTTGGATTTAATGCTATTATTGCGTTTTTCTCTACTCTAATATTATGTTTAATATTAAGTATTGGAATGGGAGGAGGAGATGTTAAGCTATTCACCGCTTTAGCTCCAATTTTTGCGTATCCAAACTCGTTTGTATTTTATATTCCAAAATATATTCTCTACTTAATAGCAATTAGTATGTTTATCGCCGCAGTTTTTCCGATGTATAAAATTTTAATGAGATATTGGAAAGATATTATTCCTTCAGCTTGTTATTTAACTATGATGCTTGGTATATTATATTATTTTATAAATATCTACGAAATTCCATACGCTTCAATAATTATATGGGCTTATATTGTCCTATCTATCTTTGTCTCAAGAAAAGTTCCAAAATACAAAGAATATACGAAAAAATTAGGATATTTATTCCCTGCTTATTTGTTATTCTTATATATTATTGATACAACTTATTTTATTAAATATAATGTGCTATTAACATCCATAATATACCTTTGTGAAATAATACTAATATCTATCGTTATTTATGCACTCACGGGTGTAGAAACTTCTGACAAAAAACATATTGAAGAATTAAAAGAAGGAGATATTTTGAGGGATGTTATAATAATAGACAAAGATGGTGTTGAGGTAAAAAACTTAAATATAATGAAAAGAATAAAATTTCTATTAGAACATGAAATCAAAGAAAATGAAAAGGAAATAATATTAACCGATGGAGAAGGGTTATCCAATGAAGACATTCGAAAAATAAAAAAACTCTATATGGAGGGAAAAATCCCTGACAAACTAAATGTTATAAAAACCTACCCATTTGTTCCGTTTGTTGTCATTGGTTATGTTATAGTTTTAATGTTGATGAAGTTAGCAATAATCTAA
- a CDS encoding cysteine-rich small domain-containing protein, whose protein sequence is MIELAKNHLKKVLEVCGANRNCEYYPCHFDGQVCLWCYCPFYPCEDEELGEYVEKKDGTKIWSCMKCFWVHREDVATEILREILNLTKDKDIDEALKLLDNHELMLKIKDRVKAKYPNR, encoded by the coding sequence ATGATAGAATTAGCTAAAAATCATCTAAAGAAAGTTTTAGAAGTTTGTGGAGCTAACAGAAATTGTGAATATTACCCATGCCACTTTGATGGACAGGTTTGCTTATGGTGTTACTGCCCTTTCTATCCATGTGAAGATGAAGAATTAGGAGAGTATGTTGAAAAAAAAGATGGAACAAAGATTTGGAGTTGTATGAAGTGTTTTTGGGTTCATAGGGAAGATGTTGCCACTGAAATCTTAAGAGAAATTTTAAATTTAACCAAAGATAAAGATATAGATGAGGCTTTAAAGCTCTTAGATAACCATGAGTTGATGTTAAAAATAAAAGATAGGGTTAAAGCCAAATATCCAAATAGGTGA
- the mptB gene encoding dihydroneopterin 2',3'-cyclic phosphate phosphodiesterase, protein MERLIKLAEQIKDEELRKKVIEFLKNPKATHPGIVDTGISVEEAPASINWHHRYEGGLIEHTISVTKIALKMADVLEEVYGVEVNRDYIIAGALLHDIMKPYNYIRKEDGTFDHYDMFNLDHLTLAVAELYKRDFPIEVIKIVASHHGDHSPTRPNSIEAYIVHYADEADSKINDVAVRVCQARSRDLGISEQEIYKAVNPLKVYEVRSREGKLKTIEFLKDILKSIGIISEDEKKDENNESLENKESN, encoded by the coding sequence ATGGAGAGGTTAATAAAATTGGCGGAACAAATAAAGGATGAAGAATTAAGAAAAAAGGTTATTGAATTTTTAAAAAATCCTAAAGCAACACATCCAGGAATTGTAGATACTGGAATAAGTGTCGAAGAAGCTCCAGCAAGTATAAATTGGCATCATAGATATGAAGGTGGGTTAATAGAACATACAATATCAGTAACAAAAATAGCTCTAAAAATGGCTGATGTTTTGGAAGAAGTTTACGGTGTTGAAGTTAATAGAGATTATATAATCGCTGGAGCTTTATTACATGATATTATGAAGCCATACAACTATATAAGAAAAGAAGATGGCACTTTTGACCACTACGATATGTTCAATTTAGACCACTTAACATTAGCTGTTGCGGAGCTCTACAAAAGAGATTTTCCAATTGAGGTTATTAAAATAGTTGCTTCCCATCATGGAGACCATTCTCCAACAAGGCCAAACTCTATAGAGGCATATATTGTCCATTATGCTGATGAAGCAGATTCAAAGATTAATGATGTAGCTGTTAGAGTTTGTCAAGCAAGAAGTAGGGATTTAGGAATCTCTGAACAGGAGATATATAAAGCAGTAAATCCTTTGAAGGTTTATGAAGTTAGAAGTAGAGAAGGAAAGCTAAAAACTATAGAATTTTTAAAAGACATTTTAAAATCAATAGGTATAATTTCTGAAGATGAGAAAAAAGATGAAAATAATGAAAGTTTAGAAAATAAAGAATCCAATTAA
- a CDS encoding DUF166 domain-containing protein, which yields MKVAILTDGVYGDRAYNTIKSKFPCDFITVKYYGDFDEITISENTIEKLKDYDLFITYTLNPDLTYELVRKIKELNNKAFVLVGAWKGEGFKKQIESFGNAFCPYLMCDIDEDELKDYKDYLDNYPHLKEFLKYFGKPKVKLYIKNNKIEKIDVLREAPCGSTSETLKEFVGREFNDKTLIDIGLRVQHFCRAGKIRLFVEKEGKKTKAGKILVSGIQVIQIP from the coding sequence GTGAAGGTTGCTATTTTAACCGATGGAGTTTATGGAGACAGAGCATATAATACAATTAAATCAAAATTTCCATGTGATTTTATAACTGTTAAATATTATGGAGATTTTGATGAAATAACAATAAGTGAAAATACAATTGAAAAATTAAAAGATTATGATTTATTTATAACTTATACTTTAAATCCAGATTTAACCTACGAGCTTGTTAGAAAGATAAAAGAACTCAACAATAAAGCTTTTGTTCTTGTTGGGGCTTGGAAAGGAGAGGGATTTAAAAAGCAGATAGAGAGTTTTGGAAACGCTTTCTGCCCCTATTTAATGTGTGATATTGATGAGGATGAACTAAAAGATTATAAAGATTATTTAGATAACTATCCTCACTTAAAAGAATTTCTAAAATATTTTGGAAAACCAAAAGTAAAATTATACATTAAAAATAATAAAATTGAAAAAATTGATGTTTTGAGAGAGGCTCCCTGTGGTTCAACTTCTGAAACACTAAAAGAATTCGTTGGGAGAGAATTTAATGACAAAACTTTAATAGATATTGGTTTGAGAGTTCAACACTTTTGTAGAGCTGGAAAAATAAGGCTGTTTGTAGAGAAAGAAGGAAAGAAAACAAAAGCTGGTAAAATATTAGTTAGTGGTATCCAAGTAATTCAAATTCCATAA
- the priS gene encoding DNA primase catalytic subunit PriS gives MNTFAEVQKLYREYYNFAIKNNILEIPEGIEYREFGYGYLKKVDNRNLSFKNEREYKDWVLKNAPMHFYKSLAYMLYPNKSGGASKKGIFRRELAFDIDVHKTKKCKHEDDWICKHCLEEAKNQAIYLIEEFLIPDFGLNEEDLKIVFSGNRGYHIYIKPRDEKIRDIIESYSKEDRRFLMDYILGKNLNLNSVGSGWRRRLIKAIKERDKRISTKKLENEKNWKKVIENLKSKNKIYNIIEETKNKIELDEKVMDDDIRLLRVINSLHGYTGFIVKPLSGLDELRRFNPLEDAIFKDFENKVYEVNIFDDRKFEIEICGKKYNNKSKKITASALLYLFGHNIKFELLKS, from the coding sequence ATGAATACTTTTGCTGAGGTTCAAAAATTGTATAGGGAATATTACAACTTCGCAATAAAAAACAATATCCTTGAAATCCCTGAAGGTATTGAATATAGGGAATTTGGATATGGTTATTTAAAAAAAGTTGATAATAGAAACCTATCTTTTAAAAATGAAAGAGAATATAAAGATTGGGTGTTAAAAAACGCTCCAATGCACTTTTATAAATCTTTAGCTTATATGCTCTACCCAAATAAATCAGGTGGAGCTTCTAAAAAAGGTATATTTAGAAGAGAATTAGCGTTTGATATAGATGTCCATAAAACAAAAAAATGTAAGCATGAAGATGATTGGATTTGCAAGCATTGTTTAGAAGAGGCAAAAAATCAAGCTATCTACTTAATTGAAGAATTTTTAATTCCTGACTTTGGTTTAAATGAAGAAGATTTAAAGATTGTATTTAGTGGAAACAGGGGTTATCACATATATATAAAACCAAGAGATGAAAAAATTAGGGATATTATTGAAAGCTATTCAAAAGAAGATAGAAGATTTTTAATGGATTATATATTAGGAAAAAATTTAAACTTAAATTCAGTAGGTAGTGGTTGGAGAAGAAGATTAATAAAGGCAATCAAAGAAAGAGATAAAAGAATATCCACAAAAAAACTTGAAAATGAAAAAAATTGGAAAAAGGTTATTGAGAATTTAAAGAGCAAAAATAAAATATATAATATTATTGAAGAAACCAAAAATAAAATTGAATTGGATGAAAAAGTTATGGATGATGACATAAGGCTTTTGAGGGTTATAAATTCTCTACATGGCTATACTGGCTTTATTGTTAAGCCATTAAGTGGTTTAGATGAATTAAGGAGATTTAACCCATTAGAAGATGCCATATTTAAAGATTTTGAAAATAAAGTGTATGAGGTTAATATATTTGATGATAGAAAATTCGAAATTGAAATATGTGGAAAGAAATACAACAATAAAAGTAAAAAAATTACTGCTTCAGCTTTACTATATTTATTTGGTCATAATATTAAATTTGAATTACTTAAATCCTAA
- the mfnF gene encoding (4-{4-[2-(gamma-L-glutamylamino)ethyl]phenoxymethyl}furan-2-yl)methanamine synthase — translation MILGIDIGGANTKITEIEGDNYKIHHIYFPMWKKKDELEDLLKNYNDNVDYVALVMTAELADCYKTKKEGVEDIIDKVEKAFNCPVYVFDVNGNFLTSEEAKKNYLDVSASNWNATAKFVAEFIKDSCILVDMGSTTTDIIPIKDKEVLAEKTDLDRLMNNQLVYVGTLRTPVSFLANKIEFRGKLTNLSSEYFAITADISLILNKITEEDYTCDTPDGAGKDFESCLTRLVRVLCADREMVKDDELIDFANKLYNKLLELIRENVDTIAKRYNLNDVVITGLGEEILKDALDEYNIISIKETYGKDVSLATPSFAVAKLLQKQLDK, via the coding sequence ATGATTTTGGGAATAGATATTGGTGGAGCTAATACAAAAATTACAGAGATTGAAGGAGATAATTATAAGATTCATCACATCTATTTCCCTATGTGGAAGAAAAAGGATGAATTAGAAGATTTATTAAAAAACTATAATGATAATGTTGATTATGTTGCCTTAGTTATGACTGCTGAATTAGCTGACTGCTACAAAACAAAAAAAGAAGGAGTTGAGGATATAATAGATAAAGTTGAAAAAGCTTTTAACTGCCCAGTATATGTGTTTGATGTTAATGGGAATTTTTTAACTTCAGAAGAGGCTAAGAAAAATTATTTAGATGTTTCAGCGTCAAATTGGAATGCAACAGCTAAATTTGTGGCAGAGTTTATAAAAGATAGCTGTATCTTAGTTGATATGGGCTCTACAACCACAGATATAATTCCAATAAAAGATAAAGAAGTTTTAGCTGAAAAGACAGATTTAGATAGATTGATGAATAATCAGTTAGTTTATGTTGGAACTTTAAGAACTCCTGTTAGCTTCTTAGCCAACAAAATAGAGTTTAGAGGAAAATTAACTAATCTATCTTCAGAGTATTTTGCTATAACGGCTGATATATCTCTAATATTAAATAAAATTACAGAAGAGGATTACACCTGTGACACTCCAGATGGAGCTGGAAAGGATTTTGAAAGTTGCTTAACAAGGTTAGTGAGAGTTTTATGTGCTGATAGAGAAATGGTTAAAGATGATGAACTAATAGATTTCGCCAATAAGCTTTATAATAAGCTGTTAGAATTAATTAGGGAGAATGTTGATACTATTGCAAAAAGATACAATTTAAATGATGTTGTTATAACTGGTTTGGGAGAGGAGATTTTAAAAGATGCCTTAGATGAGTATAATATAATATCAATAAAAGAAACCTATGGAAAAGATGTTTCTTTAGCAACTCCAAGTTTTGCTGTAGCTAAATTATTGCAAAAGCAATTAGATAAATAA
- the mmp10 gene encoding methyl coenzyme M reductase-arginine methyltransferase Mmp10 (Mmp10 (methanogenesis marker protein 10) is a cobalamin-requiring radical SAM methyltransferase that creates the methylarginine modification to methyl coenzyme M reductase.), whose product MKEANLLIDLRGEPGINCNGFCKFCYFRKVNKNNPQPFGCRYCQFTVGCDYCMYSVREINGDFIPLPFALMELQSSLLFKRYSKVNLTAGGDVSCYPQLEELCKAINNIGLKIHLGYTSGKGFDNVEIAKNLVDYGVDEVTFSVFSTNPKLRKEWMNDKNAETALKCLRYFCENCEVHCAIIVIPGVNDGEELKKTVSDLVDWGANAVILMRFANSEEQGLILGNAPLIEGIKPHSVEEFKNIVDEIHNEFGDYIRVTGTPLHDPVAGTPFALAKEENSHILERLKDKINGEATIITGNVAYPFLKKIFDETSVNVVKVNKDIADLITAKDLEKLDLKDVKETVFIPPKAFVHDRVAEEILRRDGVDRIVVRGVEQLTLDGEVSGIYTREEALKFEIEAFEELIGMINFFGMKKQ is encoded by the coding sequence ATGAAAGAAGCTAATCTACTAATAGATTTGAGAGGAGAACCAGGAATTAACTGTAATGGATTTTGTAAGTTCTGTTATTTTAGAAAAGTCAATAAAAATAATCCGCAACCATTTGGATGTAGATACTGTCAATTTACAGTTGGTTGTGACTATTGTATGTACTCAGTTAGGGAGATAAATGGTGATTTCATTCCATTACCATTTGCATTAATGGAATTACAAAGTAGTTTATTATTTAAAAGATACAGCAAAGTTAATTTAACTGCTGGAGGAGACGTTAGCTGTTATCCTCAATTAGAGGAGTTATGTAAAGCTATAAACAATATAGGATTAAAGATTCATCTTGGCTATACTTCAGGAAAAGGATTTGATAATGTAGAGATTGCAAAAAATTTAGTTGATTATGGTGTTGATGAAGTCACATTTTCAGTTTTTTCAACAAATCCAAAGCTTAGAAAGGAATGGATGAATGACAAAAATGCTGAAACTGCATTAAAATGCCTAAGATATTTTTGTGAAAATTGTGAGGTTCATTGTGCAATAATTGTTATTCCAGGAGTTAATGATGGAGAAGAATTAAAGAAGACAGTTTCTGATTTAGTTGATTGGGGAGCTAATGCAGTTATATTGATGAGGTTTGCAAATAGTGAAGAACAGGGATTAATTTTAGGAAACGCTCCTCTAATTGAAGGTATAAAGCCACATTCAGTTGAAGAATTTAAAAATATAGTTGATGAAATCCATAATGAGTTTGGGGATTATATTAGAGTTACTGGAACTCCTTTGCATGACCCAGTTGCTGGAACCCCATTTGCATTAGCTAAAGAAGAAAACAGCCACATTTTGGAGAGATTAAAAGACAAAATAAATGGAGAAGCTACAATAATTACTGGAAATGTAGCATATCCATTTTTAAAAAAGATTTTTGATGAAACATCTGTAAATGTTGTTAAAGTTAATAAAGATATCGCCGATTTAATAACAGCTAAAGATTTAGAAAAATTAGATTTAAAAGATGTTAAAGAGACTGTTTTTATTCCTCCAAAGGCTTTTGTGCATGATAGGGTTGCTGAAGAGATTTTAAGAAGGGATGGGGTAGATAGGATAGTTGTTAGAGGAGTGGAGCAATTAACCTTAGACGGAGAAGTTAGTGGAATCTATACAAGAGAAGAAGCATTAAAATTTGAAATTGAAGCATTTGAAGAATTAATTGGTATGATTAATTTCTTTGGAATGAAAAAACAATAA
- the mcrB gene encoding coenzyme-B sulfoethylthiotransferase subunit beta — MVKYKDTINLYDEKGKLVEENVPLEAISPLHNPTIQKLVKDVKRTVAVNLAGIENALRTGQVGGKGCMIKGRELDLPIVENAETIAEYVEKVVRVSEDDDTSIKLINDGKQMAVQIPSKRLDVAAEYSVSVLVTAQALKEAIIRTFDVDIFDAPMVHAAVLGGYPHEVTMKGSNIAALLGSPLSLEGPGYALRNIMANHFVACTKKNVMNAVAFAAIMEQTAMFEMGDAVGLFERLHLLGLAYQGLNADNLVIDLVKANGKNGTVGTVVASVVERALEDGVIKEDKTLPSGFKLYKPVDVAKWNAYAAAGLVAAAIVNCGAARAAQNIASTILYYNDILEYETGLPGVDFGRAEGTAVGFSFFSHSIYGGGGPGIFNGNHIVTRHSKGFAIPPVAAAMCLDAGTQMFSPERTSALVGTVFSAIDEFREPLKYVIKGALEVKDKI; from the coding sequence ATGGTAAAGTACAAAGACACAATAAACTTGTATGATGAAAAAGGTAAATTAGTAGAAGAAAACGTTCCTTTAGAAGCAATCAGCCCATTGCACAACCCAACAATTCAGAAGTTAGTTAAAGATGTTAAGAGAACAGTGGCAGTTAACTTAGCAGGTATTGAGAACGCTTTGAGAACTGGTCAAGTTGGTGGAAAAGGTTGTATGATTAAAGGTAGAGAGTTAGATTTACCAATTGTTGAAAATGCTGAAACAATTGCTGAATACGTTGAAAAAGTTGTTAGAGTTTCAGAAGATGACGACACATCAATTAAATTAATTAACGATGGAAAACAGATGGCTGTTCAAATTCCATCAAAGAGGTTAGATGTTGCAGCAGAATATTCAGTCTCTGTTTTAGTTACAGCTCAAGCATTAAAAGAAGCTATTATTAGAACATTTGATGTTGATATCTTCGATGCTCCAATGGTTCATGCAGCTGTTTTAGGTGGCTACCCACACGAAGTTACAATGAAAGGTTCAAACATCGCTGCATTATTAGGTAGCCCATTATCATTAGAAGGGCCAGGTTATGCGTTAAGAAACATCATGGCAAACCACTTCGTTGCATGTACAAAGAAAAATGTCATGAACGCAGTTGCATTCGCTGCAATTATGGAGCAAACAGCAATGTTTGAAATGGGAGACGCTGTTGGATTATTTGAAAGATTACACTTATTAGGTTTAGCATACCAAGGATTAAACGCAGACAACTTAGTAATTGACTTAGTTAAAGCAAACGGTAAGAACGGAACTGTTGGTACAGTAGTTGCTTCCGTTGTTGAAAGAGCTTTAGAGGATGGAGTCATTAAAGAAGACAAAACATTACCATCAGGATTTAAGTTATACAAACCAGTTGATGTTGCTAAGTGGAACGCTTACGCTGCAGCTGGTTTAGTTGCAGCTGCTATAGTAAACTGTGGGGCTGCAAGAGCAGCACAGAACATTGCATCAACAATCTTATACTACAACGACATCTTAGAATACGAAACAGGATTACCAGGAGTTGACTTCGGTAGAGCAGAAGGTACAGCAGTTGGATTCTCATTCTTCAGTCACTCAATTTACGGAGGAGGAGGGCCAGGTATCTTCAACGGAAACCACATCGTTACAAGACACTCAAAAGGATTTGCTATCCCGCCAGTTGCAGCTGCAATGTGTTTAGACGCTGGAACACAGATGTTCTCACCAGAGAGAACATCAGCATTAGTTGGAACTGTCTTCAGTGCAATTGATGAATTCAGAGAGCCATTGAAGTATGTCATAAAAGGAGCATTAGAAGTTAAGGACAAAATCTAA
- the mcrD gene encoding methyl-coenzyme M reductase operon protein D: MIEVEIFPHRYLKASTTEKFLNKIYDLKTVERVVIHGQPLPKVITYGPARGLPVNHTERKIIHVKGVPVELTVMAGRFWITLSDDSELDKLDEICKEMFPFGYNLRVGKFLKDRPTVTDYIKYGEDGVFLINEMDRRLIGMVDPRSRMANSVTVVEKEEKEE, encoded by the coding sequence ATGATTGAAGTTGAAATCTTCCCACATAGGTATTTGAAAGCCTCCACAACTGAAAAATTTCTCAATAAAATTTATGACTTGAAGACCGTGGAGAGAGTTGTAATCCACGGTCAGCCCCTCCCTAAAGTTATCACTTATGGGCCTGCAAGAGGTTTGCCAGTGAATCACACAGAGAGGAAGATAATACATGTTAAAGGAGTTCCAGTAGAGCTAACAGTGATGGCAGGGAGATTCTGGATAACTCTCAGTGATGACAGTGAGTTGGATAAATTAGATGAAATCTGCAAAGAAATGTTCCCATTTGGCTACAACTTAAGAGTCGGGAAATTCTTAAAAGACAGACCAACAGTTACCGACTATATAAAATATGGTGAAGATGGGGTCTTCCTAATAAATGAGATGGACAGAAGATTGATAGGAATGGTTGATCCAAGAAGTAGAATGGCAAACTCTGTTACAGTTGTAGAAAAAGAAGAAAAAGAGGAATAG
- the mcrC gene encoding methyl-coenzyme M reductase I operon protein C, translating into MPVGRREQIVDCRSVMGLGEGGGLAQRGTFAEALKNDVVVVAMSPGRRHITKPVCEITYGIREAGIQTSVLVLNAGSGIPHDAPRGALGSTFGIKPEEAEQINRHKLCVVHFGNVISHIVYKAGLLLKYVEIPTIIVCQAPVDMEDLAKYGIKTRDVMPLEPKTKGTVVDIVTGVIRGESCPQTKIDEVIRKIKLHLNLN; encoded by the coding sequence ATGCCAGTAGGGAGAAGGGAACAAATTGTGGATTGTAGGTCAGTGATGGGTTTAGGAGAAGGGGGAGGATTAGCACAGAGAGGGACATTTGCAGAGGCATTAAAAAATGATGTGGTAGTTGTAGCGATGTCACCAGGAAGGAGGCATATAACAAAACCTGTCTGTGAGATAACTTATGGAATAAGGGAAGCAGGGATTCAAACAAGCGTTCTGGTTTTAAATGCTGGTTCAGGAATACCACATGATGCTCCGAGAGGAGCTCTGGGTTCAACCTTTGGTATCAAACCAGAAGAGGCAGAGCAAATAAATAGACATAAGCTCTGTGTTGTTCATTTCGGAAACGTTATCAGCCATATCGTCTATAAAGCGGGTCTCCTCCTAAAATACGTTGAAATTCCAACGATTATTGTCTGTCAAGCTCCTGTGGATATGGAAGACCTTGCTAAATATGGAATAAAGACAAGGGATGTCATGCCCTTAGAACCTAAGACCAAAGGGACAGTTGTAGATATCGTAACTGGAGTAATTAGGGGAGAATCTTGTCCCCAAACTAAAATTGATGAGGTAATAAGAAAAATAAAACTTCATTTAAACCTAAATTGA